A part of Sulfurimonas sp. HSL-1716 genomic DNA contains:
- a CDS encoding TatD family hydrolase, protein MIIDTHIHLDDGRYDDDFEDVINRAYQNDVKRFIIPGADPLTLEKAVKIAETHENIYFAVGVHPYDLEAFDSFDFEKYLQHEKCVAVGECGMDYFRLEGSHEEKEIVKKEQERVFKAQIRLAKKYKKPLIVHIRDASLDSKRILLEEEAGEVGGVLHCYNADEQLLSLAQEGFYFGIGGVLTFSNAKKLVNVLPKIPLERLVIETDGPYLTPTPHRGERNEPAYTRFVAKKMSELLHKNIDEIENITTENAIKLFHIL, encoded by the coding sequence ATGATAATTGACACGCATATACATCTGGATGACGGCAGATACGACGATGACTTTGAAGATGTTATAAACAGAGCGTATCAAAACGATGTAAAGCGGTTTATCATTCCCGGTGCCGATCCTCTGACCCTTGAAAAAGCAGTAAAGATAGCAGAAACACATGAAAATATCTACTTTGCCGTAGGAGTGCATCCGTATGATCTTGAAGCATTTGATTCTTTTGATTTTGAAAAATATCTGCAGCATGAAAAGTGTGTAGCCGTAGGCGAATGCGGGATGGATTATTTTAGGCTCGAAGGAAGCCATGAAGAAAAAGAGATCGTCAAAAAAGAGCAGGAAAGAGTCTTCAAAGCACAAATAAGACTGGCAAAAAAGTATAAAAAGCCGCTTATCGTGCATATACGCGACGCTTCACTCGATTCCAAAAGAATACTTCTTGAAGAAGAAGCGGGCGAAGTAGGGGGTGTTTTACATTGTTACAACGCCGATGAACAGCTTCTTTCTCTAGCACAAGAGGGCTTTTATTTCGGTATAGGCGGGGTACTGACCTTCAGCAATGCAAAAAAACTGGTCAACGTTCTGCCAAAAATTCCTTTGGAAAGGCTGGTTATAGAGACCGACGGGCCGTATTTGACTCCGACACCGCACAGAGGGGAAAGGAACGAACCCGCTTACACAAGATTTGTCGCTAAAAAAATGTCAGAACTATTACATAAAAATATCGATGAAATTGAGAATATAACGACAGAAAATGCGATAAAATTGTTTCATATTCTTTAA